The genome window GGTGGCGCCTCCGGCAACGCCGTGACCATTCTGCTGCGCCGCGCCGGCATCACCGTCGACCTGATCGAGGCCAAGCCCGACTGGAACGCCACCACCGGCTCCGGCATCACTCTCCAGGGCAACGCCCTGCGCGTGCTGCGCGACCTGGGTGTCTGGGAGCGGGTGAGCGCCTCCGGCTTCCCCTTCGGCACGCTGGGCATCGTCGCCCCCGACGGCACCGTGCTGCACGTCGCCGAGGACATCAGGACCGGCGGTGACGATCTGCCCGCCACCCTCGGCATGCAGCGCCCCCAGCTTCAGCAGATCCTCATCGACGCGGTCCGCGCCTCCGGCGCCACGGTTCGACTCGGTACCACCGCCGAGGCCCTCGAACAGGACGCCGACGGTGTCTCCGTGCGCTTCAGCGACGGCACCGAAGGCCGCTACGACCTTGTGATCAGCGCCGACGGCCTGGGCTCCGCCACCCGCGCCGCGATCGGCATCGCCGAGAGACCCGAGCCGACCGGCATGGCCATCTGGCGCATCGCCGCCCCGCGCCCCGAGGGCGTGGAACGCACCGACCTCGCCTACGGCGGTCCGGCCCACATCGCCGGATACACCCCCACCAGCGAGAACACCATCTATGCGTTCGTCGTCGAAGCGTGCCGTGACCGCGCCTCCATTGACCCGGCCACCTACGCCGACGAGATGTACCGCCTGGCGCAGGCCTACGGCGGAGCCTGGCCGGAGATCACCAAGCACATCACCGACCCGGAAAAGGTCAACTACACCTGGTTCGACCGGCTGCTGGTCGAGGGCTCCTGGCACCGCGGCCGGGTCGTACTGATCGGCGACGCCGCCCACTGCTGCCCGCCCACCATCGCCCAGGGCGCGGCCATGTCCCTGGAGGACGCCATGGTCCTCGCCGAACTGCTGACCAGCGGACGGGACTGGGACGACAAGCTGCTCCAGAGCTACTACGAACGCCGCATCCCCCGGGTGCGGACCGTCGTCGAGGCGTCCGTGCAGATCGGCCAGTGGCAACTGGACGGCGTGCGTGACGCCGACATCCCCGGGCTGATCGGGCGCACGATGAACTTCCTCAAGGAACTGCCGTGACCGTGCCCACCGTGGACGTGCACGCGCACGTCCTGCTGCCGGAGGTCGACGCCCTGGTGGCGGACCTGCCGGGACTGGCCGAGGCCCGGGCCCTCGACGCCCGCCGTAACGGCCCCGCGTCCCTCGCCGTCAGCGGCCCCATGGTCCGCCAGCGCGCCCCGAGGATGACCGACGTCACCGCACGGCTGGCCGTGATGGACGCCCAGGGTGTGGACGTGCAGCTGGTCAGCCCGTCCCCCTCTCACTACCACTACTGGGCGGACGAGGAGACGGCCGAGAAGGTCTTCCGGCGCGCCAACGAGGCGACGGCCGCCCACTGCGCCCAGGCTCCCGGACGGCTGCACGGACTCGGCCTCGTCCCCCTGCAGCACCCCGAGCAGGCCGTACGCGCCCTCGAACACGCCCTGGAACAAGGCCTGTCGGGCGTCGAAATCTCCAGTCACGCCCCCGGCCGCGAGCTCTCGGACGCCGCGTACGAACCCTTCTGGTCCCGCGCCGAGCAGACGGGCGCCGTCCTCTTCCTGCACCCCTTCGGCTGCACGCTCGACGAGCGCCTGGATCGCTGGTATCTGTCCAACGCCGTGGGCCAGCCGGTGGAGAACGCGGTCGCGCTGTCGCACCTGATCTTCTCCGGCGTGCTGGACCGGCACCCCGGGCTGCAGCTGATCGCCGCCCATGGCGGCGGCTACCTGCCCACCCACATCGGCCGCTCCGACCACGCATGGTCCGCCCGGTCGGACGCGGGCGCCGACTGCGCCCATCCGCCGAGCAGCTACCTGAAGCGCCTGTACTTCGACTCCCTCGTCCACGACCCGCACGTACTGCGGGAACTGGTCCGGGCCGCGGGCGCCGACCGTGTCCTGCTCGGTTCCGACCACGCCTTCGACATGGGCACCGACGACCCCGTCGCCGCCCTGCGCGCCGCCCGGCTGCCCGACTCCGACTTCCACGCCATACGCGGCGGAAACGCCGCCGCGCTTCTCAACCTCTCCTGAGGAGGCCTCCACATGTCCAACCGCCTGCTCACCCACCTGCGGCACGTCGACCTCGCCGTGCCCGACTACGACAAGCAGCTCGACTTCTACGCCGGCGTCTGGGGCCTGACCAAGGTGGCCGAGGACTCCGGCATCTCCTTCCTGGCCGCCGAGGGCAGCCCCGAGCAGTATGTCGTCCGGTTGCGCAAGGCCGACGAGAAGCGCCTCGACCTCGTCTCCTACGGCGCCGCGAGCGCCGCCGACGTGGACACACTCGCCGAGCGACTCCTCGCGGACGGAGTGCAGTTGATCTCCCAGCCGGGCAAGGTGGAGACGCCCGGCGGCGGTTACGGCTTCCGCTTCTTCGACGTCGACGGGCGCACCATCGAGGTCTCCGCCGATGTCGAGGTACGACAGCACCGCAAGATCGAGGAGAAGGAGTCGATCCCGGTCAAGCTGTCGCACGTCGTGCTGAACTCCCCGGACCTGGACAGGACCAAGGCGTGGTACGAGGAGCACCTCGGCTTCCGGCTCTCCGACACGCTCGGCCATCCGCACATCGGCGACGTCATGCACTTCATGCGGATCAGCAACCAGCACCACTCCATGGCCATCGCCAAGGGTCCGCACACCTCGCTGCACCACATCTCCTTCGAGATGCGCGGCATCGACGAGTACATGCGCGGCTCCGGCCGCGTGATGCGCGCCGGCTTCAAGAAGATCTGGGGGCCGGGCCGGCACATGGCGGGCGACAACACCTTCACCTACTTCCTCGACCCGCACGGCAACACCGTGGAGTACACGACGGAGTTGGAGCTGCTGGACGAGGACACCTGGCATCCGCACGTCTACGACTTCTCGAAGCCCGAGGTGACCGACCAGTGGGGCACCGCCAACCCCATGAACGAGCTGGTCACCAAGGAATCCTTCAACGACGTCGACCGCGGCGTGTTCGTCGCCCCGCCGGTCTGATGGGCGAATCCCTCAGTCCCCGGGGGCGCGGTGGCCCCGTCAACCGCCCTGACTCCCACACCGCGCCCCCGGCCTTCGCGCCCATCCCTCACGCCGACAGCCGACAGGAAACCGCCATGCGTTTCGCCGCGTACGAGTACCGAAACCGACGTCATGTGGCCGTCGTCGAAGAGGACGGCACGCTCTACCCGCTGCCCGGTGTCGGCTCCCTGACCGGCCTGCTCGCTCAGGGCGGCGGCCTGCCCCAGCTGCTGGAGGCCGGCTCCACCGCGCTGGACGTCCCGGCCGGCCCCCACGCCTCCGAGGTACGGCTGCTGCCCCCGCTCCAGCCGCCCACCGTGCGGGACTTCGTCACCTTCGAGGAGCATGTCGAGGGCGTACGGCGCTCCGTGGACGGCGCCCCAGGCGTACCGGAGCAGTGGTACGCGGGCCCGACCTTCTACTTCACCAACCCGTACGCGGTGTACGGCCCGCACGACGACATCCCCATGCCGCCCGGCTCGACCGTGCTCGATTTCGAACTCGAAGTGGCCGCCGTGATCGGCAAGGAGGGCCGCGACCTCACGCCCGAGGACGCTCGCGACCACATCATCGGATACACGGTCTTCAACGACTGGTCGGCACGGGACCTGCAGTCCGCGGAGATGAAGGTGGGCCTCGGCCCGTGCAAGGGCAAGGACACCGCCACCACGCTGGGCCCGTACCTGGTCACCGTGGACGAGCTGGAGAAGTACCGGGACGCGGACGGCTTCCTGCGGCTCGGGCTCATCGCCTCCGTCAACGGCGAGACCGTCGGCACGGACCTTCTCTCCAACATGAGCTGGACCTTCGAGGAGATGGTCGCCTACGCCTCGCGTGGGACCGTCGTCCGCCCCGGTGACGTCCTCGGCTCCGGCACCTGCGGCAACGGCGGCTGCCTCGCCGAACTGTGGGGCGTACGGGGCGGGCAGGACCCGCCCCCGCTGAAGCCCGGCGACACGGTCACCCTCACCGTCGAGGGCATCGGCAGCGTCTCCAACACGGTCGTCGCCGGAGCCGCCCCGATCCCGCTGCCGACCGGCCGACGCCGCTCCCGGGAGCGGCCGTGACCGACCTCCACCCCAAGAGGCTCCTCGGCAAGATCGTCGTGGTCACCGGCGCCGCCCGCGGCCAGGGCGCCGCCGAGGCCGAGGCGCTGACCCGCGAGGGCGCCCGGGTCATGGCCACCGACGTGACCGAGGCACCTGGCTGCCGCCGGCTCGACGTCACCAGCGAGAAGGACTGGGCCGAACTCGCCGCCGAACTGGGGGAGTCGTACGGACAGGTGCACGGCCTGGTCAACAACGCCGGTGTCACCTGGCGTGTCCGCCTCGACGCCGTACGCCCCGAGGACATGGCCCGCGTCCATGCGGTCAACGTCACCGGGCCGCTCCTGGGCATCCAGCACCTGGCACCGCTGATGCGCCCTGGGGCATCCATCGTGAACGTCGGCTCCTCGGCGGCACTGACCGCCCACTACCCGGTCGCCTACACCGCCAGCAAATGGGCACTGCGCGGCCTGTCGGCCACCGCCGCCATGGAACTGGGGCCACGCGGCATACGCGTGAACACCATCCACCCCGGCTTCATCGAGACCGAGATGACCGCCTCCGCCGCGCCCGCCTTCCGCGAGGCCAACCTTGCCGGGACACCACTCGGCCGCACCGGAACCGTCGACGACGTCACCCCGCTCGTCACCTTCCTTCTCTCCGACGAGTCGTCCTTCATCACCGGAGCCGAGATCCCCGTGGACGGCGGCCTCACCGCGCACGGCGGGGCCAAGCCGATCTCGGACGCCGTACGCAACTAGGGTCTGTCTTCAAAGATTGCTAGATGGTGGATCACGGTGGGGTGGTACGTCGTCATGAACTCACC of Streptomyces cynarae contains these proteins:
- a CDS encoding FAD-dependent oxidoreductase; the protein is MADSPTRPHSRMRSSGGTPTVLVIGGGASGNAVTILLRRAGITVDLIEAKPDWNATTGSGITLQGNALRVLRDLGVWERVSASGFPFGTLGIVAPDGTVLHVAEDIRTGGDDLPATLGMQRPQLQQILIDAVRASGATVRLGTTAEALEQDADGVSVRFSDGTEGRYDLVISADGLGSATRAAIGIAERPEPTGMAIWRIAAPRPEGVERTDLAYGGPAHIAGYTPTSENTIYAFVVEACRDRASIDPATYADEMYRLAQAYGGAWPEITKHITDPEKVNYTWFDRLLVEGSWHRGRVVLIGDAAHCCPPTIAQGAAMSLEDAMVLAELLTSGRDWDDKLLQSYYERRIPRVRTVVEASVQIGQWQLDGVRDADIPGLIGRTMNFLKELP
- a CDS encoding fumarylacetoacetate hydrolase family protein, whose product is MRFAAYEYRNRRHVAVVEEDGTLYPLPGVGSLTGLLAQGGGLPQLLEAGSTALDVPAGPHASEVRLLPPLQPPTVRDFVTFEEHVEGVRRSVDGAPGVPEQWYAGPTFYFTNPYAVYGPHDDIPMPPGSTVLDFELEVAAVIGKEGRDLTPEDARDHIIGYTVFNDWSARDLQSAEMKVGLGPCKGKDTATTLGPYLVTVDELEKYRDADGFLRLGLIASVNGETVGTDLLSNMSWTFEEMVAYASRGTVVRPGDVLGSGTCGNGGCLAELWGVRGGQDPPPLKPGDTVTLTVEGIGSVSNTVVAGAAPIPLPTGRRRSRERP
- a CDS encoding VOC family protein — protein: MSNRLLTHLRHVDLAVPDYDKQLDFYAGVWGLTKVAEDSGISFLAAEGSPEQYVVRLRKADEKRLDLVSYGAASAADVDTLAERLLADGVQLISQPGKVETPGGGYGFRFFDVDGRTIEVSADVEVRQHRKIEEKESIPVKLSHVVLNSPDLDRTKAWYEEHLGFRLSDTLGHPHIGDVMHFMRISNQHHSMAIAKGPHTSLHHISFEMRGIDEYMRGSGRVMRAGFKKIWGPGRHMAGDNTFTYFLDPHGNTVEYTTELELLDEDTWHPHVYDFSKPEVTDQWGTANPMNELVTKESFNDVDRGVFVAPPV
- a CDS encoding SDR family NAD(P)-dependent oxidoreductase, producing MTDLHPKRLLGKIVVVTGAARGQGAAEAEALTREGARVMATDVTEAPGCRRLDVTSEKDWAELAAELGESYGQVHGLVNNAGVTWRVRLDAVRPEDMARVHAVNVTGPLLGIQHLAPLMRPGASIVNVGSSAALTAHYPVAYTASKWALRGLSATAAMELGPRGIRVNTIHPGFIETEMTASAAPAFREANLAGTPLGRTGTVDDVTPLVTFLLSDESSFITGAEIPVDGGLTAHGGAKPISDAVRN
- a CDS encoding amidohydrolase family protein — its product is MTVPTVDVHAHVLLPEVDALVADLPGLAEARALDARRNGPASLAVSGPMVRQRAPRMTDVTARLAVMDAQGVDVQLVSPSPSHYHYWADEETAEKVFRRANEATAAHCAQAPGRLHGLGLVPLQHPEQAVRALEHALEQGLSGVEISSHAPGRELSDAAYEPFWSRAEQTGAVLFLHPFGCTLDERLDRWYLSNAVGQPVENAVALSHLIFSGVLDRHPGLQLIAAHGGGYLPTHIGRSDHAWSARSDAGADCAHPPSSYLKRLYFDSLVHDPHVLRELVRAAGADRVLLGSDHAFDMGTDDPVAALRAARLPDSDFHAIRGGNAAALLNLS